The Vicinamibacterales bacterium genome includes the window TGTTGATGCTGCTGGGGCGGCGCGGCCCGGTGGGCCGGGTGCTGGAACGCCTCGGCATCGAGGTCGTGTTCACCTGGAAGGGTGTCGTGCTCGCGATGGCGGTGATGGGGATCCCGCTGCTCGTCCGCACCGCGCGCGCCGGTTTCGAGCAGGTGAACGCGCGCTACGAGCGGGTCGCGGCGACACTGGGGGCGCGGCCGCTGCGCGTGTTCTTCACCATCAGCCTGCCGCTCGCCTGGCCGTCGGTCCTGGGCGGCGCGATCCTGGCGTTCGCGCGGGCGCTCGGCGAGTTCGGCGCAACGATCGTCATCGCCGGCAGCATTCCCGGCGTGACCCGTACGCTTGCCGTCGGCATCTACTCGCACGCCGAGACCGGCCAGGACGCGCAGGCGCTCGTGCTGGTCGCCATCTCGGTTGCGATCGCGTTCGCGTCGCTGTGGCTGGCCAACGTCCTGATCGCGCTGACTTCGCCGAAGCCGGGTGAACGCGGGGGTACGGCGTGATCGCGCTCGACATCGAGCTGACGCAGGGCAGCTTCACACTGAAGGCGGCGGTGCGGCTGGAGGCGCGGGCCGCGGCGCTGTTCGGTCCATCGGGTGCCGGCAAGACGACGATCCTCGACGCCATCGCCGGCCTTCGCACGCCCCGACGCGGCTCGATCGTCATCGACGACCGGGTGCTCTTCTCGACGGAGGCCGGGGTCAATCTGCCGGCGCACAAGCGGCATGTCGGCTACGTCCCCCAGGACGTCGCGCTGTTCCCGCACATGGACGTCCGCCGCAATCTGCTCTACGGCCGTCATCCCGGCCTGTCGCCCGATCTCGATCGCGTCGTCGGAATGCTGGAGATTGCGCCGCTGCTCGGGCGGCGCGTGACGGACCTCTCGGGCGGGGAACGGCAGCGGGTCGCGGTCGGACGCGCGCTGATGTCGGGCCCGTCGCTGCTGCTGCTCGACGAGCCGCTCGCCGCCGTGGACGTCCCGCTGCGCCGCCGGATCCTGCCGTATCTGCTGCGCGTGCGCGACGAGCTGCGGATCCCGATCGTCTATGTCTCGCACGACCGCGAAGAGGCCGAAGAGCTCGCCGATGTCGTGGTCACCATCGATCAGGGGCGCGTCAGCGGCGTCGAGCGGGCCGTCTAGTTCGTCCGGGCGGTCCCGTCCCGCGGCCTAGCCGCCGCCGCCGAACCGCGGGTTGACGATGTTGTTGAAGATCGATCCGAAGGTGTAGCTGAAGCCGAAATTCATGTAGTACTGATAGCCGGTCAGCAGCTGCCGCTGGCGCAGCAGGATCTCCTCGGTGCTCGCTTCGCCGCGCGGCAGGTAGATCTGATCGCGGGTGCGCGAGAACTCGCCGTAGAAGTTGATTGAGAATCCCTTGAAGACGCGGATGTTGGCGCCCCCCTCGAGGCCCAGCGAATACTTCGACGGATCGGTGAGGTACTGATCGAATTTGAGCTCGGCGTTGGCGCTGCCCCAGGGCTGCCTCATGCTCAGGCCCACTTCGGCCCGCTGGTCGATCAGCTGATCGCGCAGCTTTCCGAAGATCGTCTCTTCTCGATAGCGGTGGTAGACGTGGCCGATGGTGTATTGCACCGTGAGCATCCGCCGCGTCGACTCGGAGTAGGGAAAGAAGTTGTACTCGATGCCCGGGGCGAACCGGGTGTTCGCGGTGAAGTTGCGGAACGTCTGCGACTCGGCAGAGCCGATCATTCCAAGCGACCAGTGCTGCGTGAGGCTCCTGACCAGGATGCCGCTCGCTTCCATGTCGCGGCGGATGCTGAGGAACGTCCGCCTCGATCCTTCTTCCTCGTCGTCGTCGAGGACGAACCTCGTGTCGCGGTAGCGCGCGCCGACGTCGATCGAGGTGCGCCATGCATCCGTGGTGCGGTTGGCGTCGAACGAGACGCTGATCGATCGTCCCTTCGACGACTCTTCGCCGTTGAAATTGCCGTTCCCCGACACCTGGTAGACCCAGAAGTTCCACGGGTCGCCGCCGCCGGCCGGCTTTGCCTCTTCGGCTTCGCCGGCTTTCTTCAGCGTGACCTGCAGGCGGCGTCCGACCGCCGTGCTCAGGGCATAGCGGACGAGTCCGCGCTTGAACACCTCGACGAAGCCGGCGCGCACTTCATCCGGCGTTGCCGTCTGCGGCGAGTTGTAGGTGAGCGACAGATCGATGCCCTGATGCTCGCCGAGCCCGATGTACTTCAAGGTCCATTGCCGCCCGCCGCCGCCGGTGTCCTGCAGCGTGACGAGCACGTGGACGTCGGCGTCCTCGCGGTTGCGCACGTAGTCGACGAACGTGACCTCCTTGCGGATGTACTCGTGGTCGCAGCGGTTGCAGTCGAGAAACACGCGCGGCATCTGCCGCTCGGCCGGTGTCTGCGGGGGCGCCGGGGGCTGTGCCCGCGCGGCCGCGGCGACCGTTGTCAGCAGCGCCAACGCACAGAGTATTCGGGAGATAGCGGGGCGGATCATTCAGGCGCGCAGTATAGGACGAAATCCGCGGCGATCTGTTAGCATGCGGCCCCGGCGCGCGAGCGCGCGCTCATGGAGGCCCGAATGTTCAAGCGTCGTCCGCGTTTCCTGCTCGCCATCGCCGTGCTCGTCGCCGGTCCGTATCTCGTGCCCGCGGCGACACAGCCGGCAGCGAAGCGGCCGATCGAGATCGAGGACGTCATCGCATGGAAGGCGATCGGCTCGACGGTGCTGTCGGCGGACGGGCAATGGTTCGGCTACCGCATCGCGCCACAGGAAGGGGACGCGGAAATCGTTCTCGCGCGCGTGCGCACCGACAAGGAGTGGCGCTTCCCGGCCGGCGAGCAGCCCCAGCCCGAAGCGGGCGGCGGGCGCGGCGCCGCCGCTGCCGCCTCTACCTTGGCATTCTCGGATGACGGCAGGTTCGCGGCGTTCACCACCTATCCGACACGCGCGGCGGCGCAGCGTCTTCGCCGCCAGCGCCGCCCGGTCCAGTCGAGCGTCACGCTCGTCAACCTCGCGACGGGCGAGAAGAAGGAGTATCCGCGCATCCGCCGCTTCGCGTTTTCGGGGGAGTCGGCGAACTGGATCGCGCTGCATCGCTTCGGTCCCGAGCCGCCGGCAGGCGGAGGCGGCAACGCTGCGGGAGCGGCATCCGGCGGCGGACGGGCGGGCGGCGGCGCGGGGAATGCCGCGGCCGATCGACCGCGCGGCACCGATCTGCTGCTGCGCGATCTCGGCTCCGCGGCGGAACTGAACGTCGGCAACGTCAGCGAGTTCTCCTTCCGCAAGGACGGCCGTCTGCTCGCTTACGCGATCGACGCCGCCGACAAAGCGGGGAACGGGCTGCAGGTCCGCGACATGACGACCGGCACGGTCACTGTCGTGGACAGCAGCAATGCCACGTACGAGCGCATCACGTGGAGCGACAAGGCCGATGCGCTCGCCGTGCTGCGGGGAACCGAGACCCGCGGCTTCCGCGACAAGTTCTACTCCGTTCTCGGCGTCACCGACGTCGGCAGCGGCGCGCCGAAGAGAACCATCTTCGATCCGGCGGGCGACGCCTCGGTGCCCAGGGGGATGACGATCAGTCCGAATCGCTCCCCGCTCTGGACGGACGACCTGCAGGCACTGATCTTCGGCCTCTACGAACCGCAGCCTCGCGACCCATCGTCGACGTCGACCGACGACGAGAGCGGTGAAGACACCGCGGGCGGCCCACAGACGGGCGGCAGAGGCGACGCCCAGCCGGCCGAGGAGAAGGTGGATCTGGTGCTCTGGCACTACAAGGATCCGCGCCTGCAGACGCAGCAGGAGGTGCAGGAAGCGCGCGACCGCGCGTTCAACTACGTGGCGCAGTACCGCGTCGCGTCGAAGAAGTTCCTCCGTCTGGCCGACGAGGCGATGCGCAACGTCACCGTGTCGACGAAGCAGAGCCGCTGGGGCTTCGGCACCGACGATCGCGAGTACGAGCTGATGGGCAGCCTCGACGGACGCCGCCACGAGGACGTGTTCGTGATCGATCTGGAGACCGGTCAGCGCAGGATGGCGGTGCCGCGGCTGCGGTACTTCTCCGGCGCGTCGCCGGACGGCAATCACCTCCTTTACTACGTCGACGGCGACTACCACGTGTTCACGTTTGCAACCGGCAAGGACCGGAACATCACGCAGGGGCTTCCGGTGTCGTTCGTCGACGTCGAAGACGACCACAACAACGTCAAGCCGCCGATCAACGCCGTCGGCTGGGCGAGCGACAGCAGGACGGTCCTGCTCAGCGATGCGTGGGACGTCTGGAAGGTGTCGATCGACGGCGCCGCGGCCGTAAACCTGACGGTGAACGGCAAGAAGGAAGGCATTCGCTACCAGCAGCGCTACGCGGTCGAGCCGCCGGACGAGCGCGAGGGCGGCATCGACTTGTCGAAACCGCAGTTCTTCCGCGCCTACGGCGAGTGGACCAAGAAGGCCGGCATCGCCCGTCTCGATCCCGGTGCGACGGGCGTGAAGATCGTGGGCTGGGCGGACGCCTCGTACCCGGTGCTGATGAAGGCGCGCAAGGCGGATACCTACGTGTTCACGCGTGGCACCTCGCTCGAGCCGGCGGACTACTACGTCGCCGACGCCTCGCTCGAGAACGCCGTGCGCCTCACCGATCAGCGGCCGCAGCTGGCCCGGTTCGCGTGGTCCTCGGGCGTGCAGCTCGTGAACTACACGAGCGACAAGGGTGACAAGCTGCAGGCGGCGCTGTTCCTGCCGGCCAACTACCAGAAGGGCCGCGCCTATCCGACCGTCGTCAACTTCTACGAGCGGCTGTCACAGACGGCGAACCAGTTCGCCGCGCCGGCGGCCAACGGCTTCAATCGATCGGTGTACACCAGCCACGGCTACGCCGTTCTCGTCCCCGACATCGCGTATCGCGTGAACGATCCCGGCATGTCGGCGGTGTGGTGCATGGTCCCCGCGGTCAAGGCCGCGATTGCCACCGGCATCGTCGATCCCAGGAAGATCGGCATCACCGGCCATTCGTGGGGCGGGTATCAGACGGCGTTCCTGATCACGCAGACCGACATCTTCGCGGCGGCGGTCGCCGGCGCGCCGCTGACCAACATGGTGAGCATGTATTCGCTGGTCTACAAGAACAGCGGCGGGGTGAACGGTGCGATCTTCGAGAGCAGCCAGGGGCGGTTCAAGGGCGGCTACTGGGACAACTGGGACGCCTACTACCGCAACTCGCCGGTGTTCTTCGCGAAGAACGTGAAGACGCCGCTGATGATGCTGCACAACGACAAGGACGGCGCGGTGGACTTCACGCAGGGGGTCGAGTACTTCAACACGCTGCGCCGCATGCAGAAGCCGGTGATCATGCTCGAGTACGTCGGCGAGAACCACAGCCTGGCGAAGCGCGCCAACCAGCGCGACTACACCGCGCGCATGAAGGAGTACTTCGATCACTACCTGATGGGCGCGCCGGCGCCGGAGTGGATGGTGCGCGGGGTGCCGCGGCTGAAGATGGAGGAGCACCTGAAGGAGCGCGCCAAGCCGAAGCCCGCCGCGAAGAAGATTACGACGACGGCTGACGAGGGCCGCTGACATTGCAGACCGGCGATTGGCGATTGCCGATCGACGGTTGCCGATTGCGGATTGGTGATCGACGGAATGGGGATTGGAGATTGCCAATCAACAATGGGCAATCCGTCGATCAACAATCGCCAATCGGCAACCGCCGATCGGCAATCGCCAATCGACGGTCTGCAATGGTTACTGACCGCGGCCTCGGCCGCCGCGGCCGCCGCCAGGCTCGGCGGTTTCGAGGTTCACCATCCGGCCGTCCACGAAGACATAGCGGATCCGGGTCGTCTCGTTGAACAGGTCGCCCGTCGTGACGATGACGTTGGCGATCTTGCCCTTCTCCAGCGAACCGACGCGATTGGCGGCGCCGGCGATCCTCGCGGCGTCCAGCGTGAGTGCGGTCAGCGCCGCGTCGGCCGGCAGACCGGCGGCGACCGCCCGCGCGGCGTTGCGGACGAAGTCGCGCGGCTGCGCCAGACCGCCGGATTCGAACGCGAAGGTCACGCCCGCCTTCTTGAGCGCGGCGGGAGCTTTCGGCGCGTTGGCGCGGGCGCGGAGCGCCGAGAGCGGCTCGTCGGCGTCGGGCGGCAGCGTGCGCGGACGCGTCGGATAGTTCAGCGAATAGATCACCGGCGTGCTGGTCCCCTTCAGGTCGGCGGTCATCTCGTCCGCCTCGCGCGCGCCCGTGACGATCGGGCGGAGGTTGAGCTCCTTCGCCAGCCGCAGCACGCGGGCGATTTCGCGCGCCTGGTCCGCCTGAAACGCGACCGGAATCTGGCGATCGATCGCGGGCAGCAGCCCGTTGAGCGCCGGATCCCACGTCGGACGCGGGATCGCCGGGTTCTTCTCGTAGTACTTCAGCGCCTGACGCTGCCACGCCGCGTCCATGAACGACTGGCGCACGAACGAGATCGCGCCCATCAGCGAGGCCGGATACGGGCCTCCGCCGGGGTTGAAGTTGACGTGCAGCGCCACGGGCGCTTCGACCACCGTCATCGTGCTGCGGATGTCGGCGACCGAGCCGATCTGCGGATCGTCGGGTGGCGCGACGACGTTCACCAGCGCGCTCTGGCCGCGGAAGATGTTGCCGCCCGGCGTGGCGAGCACGCTGGTGATGCCGGCCGCGGCCAGCCGCGTGAGCTCGGGCCCTTCGATCCGCGCATGCTCGGCCGCCTGATAGTCCGGCCGCAGGATCGACAGGCGCTTGGCGCGTTCGAGCGACTCGCGCGACTGGCCCGGCGCCGCCGCGGGACCGCCGCGGCCGCCGCCTGCATCACCGGCCGCGGCCGGTGCGTCGATGGCCGCCGAGTTCCCCATGTCGATCAGCCCCGGGTAGACGGTGAGCCCGGCGCCGTCGAGGACGACGGCGTCGTTCGGGATGGCGACGTTCGCGCCGACGGCTTCGATCAGCCCGTTGCGCATCACGATGTTGCCGGAGGCGACCTCGCTTCCCGACACCGGGACGATCTTTGCGCCGCGAATCGCGTACGGCGTGGCCGCCGGCCCCTGCGCGCTCGAGGCCGCGATGGCGAGAACGAGTGAGGCGGCAGCGATGAATGTTCTGTTCATGGCGCTGTCCTCCTACTTCCGGCCCATGAAACGCTGCCAGAGCAGCCAGTGTTTGTTTTCGAGGCTGACGTCGCGCCCGTTCACGATCACGTTCTTGACGGTGGTCGTGATCTCCAGCGGATCGCCGTCGACGATGAACAGGTTCGCGATCTTGCCTTCCTCCAGGCTGCCGACCGACGCCCCGACGCCGAGTATCTCGGCGGCGTTGATCGTCAGCGCCTTGATCGCGTCCTCCCTCGACAGCCCCCACGCCACGGACTGAGCGGCCTGGTAGGGCAGCAGCCGCGCCGCGTCGTAGCCGCCGGTCGAGAACGAGAACTTCACCCCGGCCTTCTGCAGCACGTCGCCCGCCGCATAGTTGTAGTTGTGCGACACGTCCTCGCTCTGCGGCAGCGACTGCACTTCGGTGAGGATGACGGGGACGTTCCTGCCGGCGAGCGCCTTCACGCCCATGGCGGCGGCGAACGGACTGGTGATGATCACCATGTCCACGTCCTCCTTCGCGCCGAACGCGATGGCGTCGTCGAAATCCAGGTAGCTGCTGACCCGCGTGTAGAGCTTCCCGCGCTTCTCGATGACCGGCACCAGCGCTTCGAGCATCCAGTCGATCGGTTTGTTCGGCCCCGCCTTGGCGTAGGCGCGGGCGCGCGCCAGGTACGTGGCCACCTGCTC containing:
- the modB gene encoding molybdate ABC transporter permease subunit; its protein translation is MDVWHITWFTVACAAAATLLILPAGVFIAWVLARRTFPGRALVETIVSLPLVMPPVATGLLLLMLLGRRGPVGRVLERLGIEVVFTWKGVVLAMAVMGIPLLVRTARAGFEQVNARYERVAATLGARPLRVFFTISLPLAWPSVLGGAILAFARALGEFGATIVIAGSIPGVTRTLAVGIYSHAETGQDAQALVLVAISVAIAFASLWLANVLIALTSPKPGERGGTA
- a CDS encoding ATP-binding cassette domain-containing protein translates to MIALDIELTQGSFTLKAAVRLEARAAALFGPSGAGKTTILDAIAGLRTPRRGSIVIDDRVLFSTEAGVNLPAHKRHVGYVPQDVALFPHMDVRRNLLYGRHPGLSPDLDRVVGMLEIAPLLGRRVTDLSGGERQRVAVGRALMSGPSLLLLDEPLAAVDVPLRRRILPYLLRVRDELRIPIVYVSHDREEAEELADVVVTIDQGRVSGVERAV
- a CDS encoding DUF481 domain-containing protein: MALLTTVAAAARAQPPAPPQTPAERQMPRVFLDCNRCDHEYIRKEVTFVDYVRNREDADVHVLVTLQDTGGGGRQWTLKYIGLGEHQGIDLSLTYNSPQTATPDEVRAGFVEVFKRGLVRYALSTAVGRRLQVTLKKAGEAEEAKPAGGGDPWNFWVYQVSGNGNFNGEESSKGRSISVSFDANRTTDAWRTSIDVGARYRDTRFVLDDDEEEGSRRTFLSIRRDMEASGILVRSLTQHWSLGMIGSAESQTFRNFTANTRFAPGIEYNFFPYSESTRRMLTVQYTIGHVYHRYREETIFGKLRDQLIDQRAEVGLSMRQPWGSANAELKFDQYLTDPSKYSLGLEGGANIRVFKGFSINFYGEFSRTRDQIYLPRGEASTEEILLRQRQLLTGYQYYMNFGFSYTFGSIFNNIVNPRFGGGG
- a CDS encoding prolyl oligopeptidase family serine peptidase; protein product: MFKRRPRFLLAIAVLVAGPYLVPAATQPAAKRPIEIEDVIAWKAIGSTVLSADGQWFGYRIAPQEGDAEIVLARVRTDKEWRFPAGEQPQPEAGGGRGAAAAASTLAFSDDGRFAAFTTYPTRAAAQRLRRQRRPVQSSVTLVNLATGEKKEYPRIRRFAFSGESANWIALHRFGPEPPAGGGGNAAGAASGGGRAGGGAGNAAADRPRGTDLLLRDLGSAAELNVGNVSEFSFRKDGRLLAYAIDAADKAGNGLQVRDMTTGTVTVVDSSNATYERITWSDKADALAVLRGTETRGFRDKFYSVLGVTDVGSGAPKRTIFDPAGDASVPRGMTISPNRSPLWTDDLQALIFGLYEPQPRDPSSTSTDDESGEDTAGGPQTGGRGDAQPAEEKVDLVLWHYKDPRLQTQQEVQEARDRAFNYVAQYRVASKKFLRLADEAMRNVTVSTKQSRWGFGTDDREYELMGSLDGRRHEDVFVIDLETGQRRMAVPRLRYFSGASPDGNHLLYYVDGDYHVFTFATGKDRNITQGLPVSFVDVEDDHNNVKPPINAVGWASDSRTVLLSDAWDVWKVSIDGAAAVNLTVNGKKEGIRYQQRYAVEPPDEREGGIDLSKPQFFRAYGEWTKKAGIARLDPGATGVKIVGWADASYPVLMKARKADTYVFTRGTSLEPADYYVADASLENAVRLTDQRPQLARFAWSSGVQLVNYTSDKGDKLQAALFLPANYQKGRAYPTVVNFYERLSQTANQFAAPAANGFNRSVYTSHGYAVLVPDIAYRVNDPGMSAVWCMVPAVKAAIATGIVDPRKIGITGHSWGGYQTAFLITQTDIFAAAVAGAPLTNMVSMYSLVYKNSGGVNGAIFESSQGRFKGGYWDNWDAYYRNSPVFFAKNVKTPLMMLHNDKDGAVDFTQGVEYFNTLRRMQKPVIMLEYVGENHSLAKRANQRDYTARMKEYFDHYLMGAPAPEWMVRGVPRLKMEEHLKERAKPKPAAKKITTTADEGR
- a CDS encoding amidohydrolase family protein encodes the protein MNRTFIAAASLVLAIAASSAQGPAATPYAIRGAKIVPVSGSEVASGNIVMRNGLIEAVGANVAIPNDAVVLDGAGLTVYPGLIDMGNSAAIDAPAAAGDAGGGRGGPAAAPGQSRESLERAKRLSILRPDYQAAEHARIEGPELTRLAAAGITSVLATPGGNIFRGQSALVNVVAPPDDPQIGSVADIRSTMTVVEAPVALHVNFNPGGGPYPASLMGAISFVRQSFMDAAWQRQALKYYEKNPAIPRPTWDPALNGLLPAIDRQIPVAFQADQAREIARVLRLAKELNLRPIVTGAREADEMTADLKGTSTPVIYSLNYPTRPRTLPPDADEPLSALRARANAPKAPAALKKAGVTFAFESGGLAQPRDFVRNAARAVAAGLPADAALTALTLDAARIAGAANRVGSLEKGKIANVIVTTGDLFNETTRIRYVFVDGRMVNLETAEPGGGRGGRGRGQ